The following are encoded together in the Pleurocapsa sp. FMAR1 genome:
- a CDS encoding DUF2164 domain-containing protein produces MTIKLSKEAKQKSIESIKRYFEAEMGEEIGDLKASLLLNFCLQEICPSVYNQAIIDAKSYINDWVNDLDGTCYEPEFGYWKK; encoded by the coding sequence ATGACGATCAAACTATCAAAAGAAGCAAAACAAAAGTCAATCGAATCAATCAAACGATATTTTGAAGCAGAAATGGGCGAAGAAATCGGCGATCTAAAAGCTTCACTGCTTCTAAACTTTTGCTTGCAAGAAATTTGTCCTAGTGTCTACAACCAAGCAATTATTGATGCAAAATCTTATATAAACGATTGGGTTAACGATCTCGATGGTACTTGCTATGAACCAGAATTTGGCTATTGGAAAAAGTAA
- a CDS encoding ATP-binding cassette domain-containing protein, with amino-acid sequence MKSSKTVVAIERLNYHLGKGKLRKQILFDIDAKIEPGEIVFLTGPSGSGKTTLLTLIGGLRSPQSGSLQVLGEELTQASSKQLRYLRRDIGYIFQSHNLLNSLTARQNVQMAMGLHSDISRREGIKRAEEILTKVGLGELINAYPNKLSVGQQQRVAIARALASHPKIVLADEPTASLDKKSGLEVIELMQDLAKKQSCTVVLVTHDVRIFDYADRRLNLEDGRLSQQ; translated from the coding sequence ATGAAATCATCAAAGACAGTTGTGGCGATCGAGCGGCTTAACTATCATCTCGGTAAGGGGAAGCTACGTAAGCAAATTTTGTTTGATATCGATGCCAAGATTGAGCCAGGCGAAATTGTTTTTCTGACTGGCCCTTCAGGTTCTGGTAAAACTACCTTGCTGACCTTAATTGGGGGACTGCGATCGCCCCAGTCGGGAAGTCTTCAAGTTTTAGGAGAAGAGCTAACCCAGGCATCGTCCAAGCAGCTAAGATATCTACGGCGCGATATCGGCTATATTTTTCAAAGCCACAACTTACTCAATTCTCTGACTGCTCGACAAAACGTACAAATGGCAATGGGTTTGCACTCAGATATTTCTCGCCGTGAAGGAATTAAAAGAGCCGAAGAAATTTTAACTAAAGTTGGTTTGGGTGAGCTTATTAACGCCTACCCCAATAAGCTTTCGGTTGGTCAACAACAGCGTGTGGCGATCGCTCGCGCCTTGGCTTCTCATCCTAAAATTGTTCTAGCCGACGAACCTACCGCATCTCTTGATAAAAAATCGGGTTTGGAGGTGATTGAGTTGATGCAGGATTTAGCCAAAAAGCAAAGCTGCACCGTAGTCTTGGTAACCCATGACGTACGCATCTTCGATTATGCAGACCGCCGACTTAATCTCGAAGATGGGCGTTTATCACAACAATAG
- a CDS encoding TolC family protein, with amino-acid sequence MNYKEKFLCAFGVYSAILFGNNTSATAENIPTNIKVKQPERSHSGVTRLKTNLTTPLLPNSQQFATGDTQRFLTASQWDFLLNNKLSQSTQLPEQKDSEPMPSILNQGEFSTNADDLRLAPTQPNQVTTDLGQLITIEQDATITTAENIPTDTEAKQPERSPSNEKGLKTALATPFLPNSQQFAINDPQRFLTATQWDFLPANNKLSQLTPLSEQGDSKSNLPAMLNLGAFGDSSDNPLLLPTQPKQVTIDLEKPITIKQAVSVAINRNQDIEISRLNVNTALEQLQEAKAARFPTLSASTGFDNVRPAAAIGGASTVGGTGTLGSTGVINQSQASDISTTTNTFSSSLSLNYDIYTGGSIGATIGSAEKQVRVNQLALQQTIEETTLLVATNYYDLQAANAQVDIEKAAVEDAQQTLNDADVLQRAGTGTKFEVLQAKVALADAKQLLNIEQANQVIAQRTLADTLNIGQRVELKTADAIEVAGSWKPSLPKTIVMAYKNRAELKQFLLDREINRDLRQVALAENRPQVSLVASYDLQDQLDDNTDLADGYSVGASVLWNFFDGGAARSRARQAATDIEINNAEFANQRDAVRLEVENAYYTLNANQENIGTAGQSVELATESLRLARLRFQAGAGTQTEVIDAQASLTTARGNLLTAIIDYNQSYAQLQRAVSNLPT; translated from the coding sequence ATGAATTATAAAGAAAAATTCCTCTGCGCCTTTGGTGTCTATTCGGCAATCCTATTTGGTAATAATACTTCAGCTACGGCAGAAAATATACCTACTAACATTAAAGTCAAGCAGCCAGAGCGATCGCATTCGGGCGTAACAAGATTGAAAACCAACCTCACCACGCCCTTGCTGCCGAATTCGCAGCAGTTTGCCACAGGCGATACTCAACGATTTTTAACTGCTAGCCAATGGGATTTTTTACTGAATAACAAATTATCTCAGTCAACTCAATTGCCCGAGCAAAAAGATTCAGAACCTATGCCATCAATTTTGAATCAGGGCGAATTTAGTACTAATGCCGACGATCTTCGACTAGCTCCTACCCAACCCAACCAAGTAACTACCGATTTAGGACAACTTATTACAATTGAACAAGATGCGACGATTACTACAGCAGAAAATATACCTACTGACACTGAAGCCAAGCAGCCAGAGCGATCGCCTTCTAATGAGAAAGGATTGAAAACCGCCCTTGCCACGCCCTTTCTGCCAAATTCACAGCAGTTTGCTATAAACGATCCTCAACGATTTTTAACTGCTACCCAATGGGATTTTTTACCTGCGAATAATAAATTATCTCAGTTAACTCCACTATCCGAGCAAGGAGACTCAAAATCTAACCTGCCAGCAATGTTGAATTTGGGAGCATTTGGTGATAGTAGCGACAATCCCCTACTACTTCCTACTCAACCCAAGCAAGTAACTATCGATCTAGAAAAACCGATTACGATTAAACAAGCCGTATCGGTAGCTATAAACCGCAATCAAGATATCGAGATATCTCGATTAAATGTCAATACTGCTTTAGAACAGCTACAGGAAGCTAAGGCAGCACGATTCCCTACTCTAAGCGCATCAACTGGTTTTGACAATGTACGACCTGCTGCTGCAATCGGAGGTGCTAGTACAGTCGGAGGTACTGGTACACTTGGAAGCACAGGTGTAATTAATCAGTCACAAGCATCTGATATTTCCACCACGACCAACACATTTAGTAGTTCATTATCTCTTAATTACGATATTTATACAGGCGGAAGTATTGGAGCGACTATTGGTAGTGCCGAAAAACAAGTCCGCGTCAACCAGCTAGCTTTACAGCAGACTATTGAAGAGACTACTTTACTGGTTGCTACTAACTACTATGATTTACAGGCTGCTAATGCCCAGGTAGATATCGAAAAAGCTGCCGTAGAAGATGCTCAACAAACCTTAAACGATGCCGATGTTCTCCAACGTGCGGGAACAGGCACAAAATTTGAGGTGTTGCAGGCTAAGGTGGCGTTAGCTGATGCCAAACAACTATTAAATATCGAACAGGCTAATCAAGTTATTGCCCAAAGAACTCTAGCAGATACCCTAAATATAGGGCAAAGAGTCGAGCTAAAGACTGCTGATGCAATTGAGGTTGCTGGTTCGTGGAAACCTTCTTTGCCAAAAACTATTGTTATGGCGTATAAAAATCGCGCCGAACTAAAACAATTTTTGCTAGATAGAGAAATTAACCGCGATCTGCGTCAAGTTGCTTTGGCTGAAAATCGACCTCAAGTCAGCTTGGTTGCTAGTTACGATCTTCAAGATCAGTTAGATGATAATACAGATCTTGCCGATGGCTATTCTGTTGGCGCAAGCGTACTATGGAATTTCTTTGATGGTGGCGCAGCACGCTCTAGAGCCAGACAGGCAGCTACAGATATTGAGATTAACAATGCAGAATTTGCCAATCAACGGGATGCAGTTCGTTTAGAAGTAGAGAATGCCTATTATACCCTCAATGCCAACCAAGAAAACATCGGTACAGCAGGTCAATCCGTTGAGCTAGCTACAGAAAGTCTAAGGTTAGCTAGGTTGAGATTTCAGGCAGGAGCTGGCACGCAAACTGAAGTAATTGATGCTCAAGCAAGTTTGACTACTGCTCGTGGCAATTTGCTAACCGCCATTATTGACTACAATCAGTCTTATGCCCAACTTCAGCGAGCCGTTAGTAATTTACCTACTTAA